A part of Paenarthrobacter sp. A20 genomic DNA contains:
- the lysA gene encoding diaminopimelate decarboxylase translates to MNTDAAHASPLAPGWLAVPEDLNALQAPLWAAGVGKNDAGEVTIDGITVSELKEQFGTPLFVMSESDFRSRARAFKDAFDAAFADICGGVDVYYAGKSFLCTAVASWVAEEGLRLDTCSGGELAVAARAGIEGSNLGLHGNNKSDAEINRALDMKLGRIVVDSLDELERVAKIASSRGEVAKVMLRLTPGVHAHTHEFIATAHEDQKFGLSMAGDSTEEAGLSAAEEAVAVATSYASIELLGLHCHIGSQIFEPDGFTVAAEKLLGFLAAMQAKYSILLPELDLGGGYGIAYTPVDTPRPPAEIAQAMAAVVRSKCAELDITPPRISIEPGRAIVGSTTFTLYEVGTLKTVRVDAPEGEEGLKNVTYPRRYVSVDGGMSDNARPVLYDADYSAILASRDSSAAPQLSRVVGKHCESGDIVVRDVYLPADVAAGDLLAVPGTGAYCWALSSNYNYLARPGVVAVRDGAARLIVRGETEEDLLNRDMGVANV, encoded by the coding sequence ATGAACACAGACGCTGCGCACGCTTCTCCGCTGGCTCCCGGGTGGTTGGCTGTCCCCGAAGACCTCAATGCCCTGCAGGCGCCCCTGTGGGCGGCCGGGGTTGGGAAGAACGACGCCGGCGAGGTCACCATTGACGGAATTACCGTCAGTGAGCTCAAGGAACAATTCGGCACTCCACTGTTCGTCATGAGCGAATCGGACTTCCGCTCCCGTGCCCGCGCATTCAAGGACGCCTTCGACGCCGCCTTTGCGGACATCTGCGGGGGAGTGGATGTCTACTATGCAGGAAAGTCCTTCCTCTGCACCGCTGTGGCCAGCTGGGTGGCCGAAGAGGGCCTCCGCCTGGATACGTGCTCCGGCGGCGAACTCGCTGTTGCTGCACGAGCAGGAATCGAAGGCTCCAACCTTGGGTTGCACGGCAACAACAAGTCGGACGCCGAGATCAACCGCGCCCTGGACATGAAGCTTGGCAGGATCGTGGTGGACAGCCTCGATGAGCTCGAACGTGTTGCCAAGATAGCTTCCAGCCGCGGCGAAGTTGCCAAGGTCATGCTGCGCCTGACCCCGGGCGTGCATGCGCACACCCACGAGTTCATTGCCACTGCCCACGAGGACCAGAAGTTTGGTCTTTCCATGGCAGGTGACTCCACAGAGGAAGCCGGTCTCTCGGCAGCAGAAGAAGCTGTGGCAGTTGCCACCTCGTACGCCAGCATCGAGTTGCTCGGCCTGCACTGCCACATCGGTTCGCAGATCTTTGAGCCGGACGGATTCACCGTGGCAGCAGAGAAGCTCCTGGGCTTCCTTGCCGCCATGCAGGCCAAGTACTCGATTCTCCTGCCGGAACTGGACCTGGGTGGTGGCTACGGCATCGCCTACACCCCGGTGGACACCCCCCGCCCGCCAGCCGAGATTGCGCAGGCGATGGCCGCCGTCGTGCGTTCCAAGTGCGCTGAGCTGGACATCACGCCGCCGCGCATCTCCATCGAGCCCGGACGCGCCATCGTAGGCAGCACCACGTTCACACTGTACGAAGTCGGCACCCTCAAAACCGTCCGGGTCGACGCCCCTGAGGGTGAAGAAGGACTGAAGAACGTTACGTATCCGCGCCGCTATGTGTCGGTGGACGGCGGTATGAGCGACAACGCCCGTCCGGTGCTGTACGACGCGGATTATTCGGCGATTTTGGCTTCCCGTGACTCCTCGGCGGCTCCGCAGCTGTCCCGCGTAGTGGGCAAACATTGCGAGAGCGGCGACATAGTTGTTAGAGATGTATATCTGCCCGCGGACGTGGCAGCCGGTGATTTGCTCGCAGTACCGGGTACCGGCGCCTACTGCTGGGCCCTCTCCAGCAACTACAACTACCTGGCCCGGCCTGGCGTTGTCGCTGTACGCGACGGAGCTGCCCGGCTCATTGTCCGCGGGGAAACCGAAGAAGATCTCTTGAACCGCGACATGGGAGTGGCGAATGTCTGA
- the argS gene encoding arginine--tRNA ligase, whose amino-acid sequence MTPEELSAAISACLKDAVSTGEIALTESAVPDAVRVERPKNRDHGDWATNIALQLSKQAGMNPRDFAGILSNHLQGIPGVTGVEIAGPGFLNITVDAATAGALAKAIVEAGAGYGTNQALAGRVVNMEFVSANPTGPLHIGHTRWAALGDAIARVLRASGADVTAEYYINDAGSQMNVFANSVLSRLHGRGVPEGGYPGEYIRELGDEVLKAHPDIRELTDEAALPVIRAAAYEAQMADIKTTLAGFGVEFDVFFSEKELHDAGAIESAVARLREQGHVFDDGGAVWLRTTDFGDDKDRVMIRANGEPTYFAADAAYYLSKKDRGFTEKIYLLGADHHGYINRLKAIAACAGDDPEVNIEVLIGQLVSVNGAKLSKRAGNIIELKDLISWLGKDAVRYSLARFPADSPLTLDPELLKKHSNENPVFYVQYAHARSRGTARNAAEAGVERQVDGQDAFDASLLDHATENELLSYLGSYPSIVAKAAELREPHRVARHLEVIAGAYHRWYDACRVSPQGDDPVLDVNRTRLWLNDATSQVLANGLELLGVSAPERM is encoded by the coding sequence GTGACTCCCGAAGAACTCTCTGCTGCCATATCCGCCTGCCTTAAGGACGCCGTCTCTACCGGCGAAATCGCCTTGACGGAATCTGCCGTGCCTGACGCCGTGCGAGTGGAGCGACCCAAGAACCGGGATCATGGAGACTGGGCCACCAACATCGCCCTGCAACTCTCCAAGCAAGCCGGTATGAATCCCCGCGACTTCGCCGGTATCCTCAGCAACCACCTGCAGGGCATTCCCGGTGTTACCGGGGTGGAAATCGCCGGTCCAGGCTTCCTGAACATCACCGTGGACGCCGCCACGGCCGGTGCCCTGGCCAAGGCCATTGTTGAGGCCGGCGCGGGCTACGGCACCAACCAGGCGCTCGCGGGCCGCGTGGTCAACATGGAATTCGTTTCCGCCAACCCCACTGGTCCGCTGCACATCGGGCACACCCGCTGGGCCGCCCTGGGCGATGCCATCGCCCGGGTGTTGCGTGCCTCGGGAGCTGACGTCACGGCCGAGTACTACATCAATGACGCCGGCTCGCAGATGAACGTCTTTGCCAACTCCGTGCTTTCCCGCCTGCACGGCCGGGGAGTTCCGGAGGGCGGCTACCCGGGCGAATACATCCGGGAGTTGGGCGACGAAGTCCTGAAGGCCCACCCTGACATCCGCGAACTGACGGACGAGGCAGCCCTTCCGGTGATCCGCGCCGCTGCCTACGAGGCACAGATGGCCGATATCAAGACCACGCTGGCAGGCTTCGGTGTTGAGTTTGACGTCTTCTTCTCGGAGAAGGAACTGCACGACGCCGGTGCGATCGAATCCGCCGTTGCCCGACTCCGGGAGCAGGGTCATGTCTTTGACGACGGTGGTGCCGTCTGGCTGCGCACCACCGACTTCGGCGACGACAAAGACCGTGTGATGATCCGCGCCAACGGTGAACCTACCTACTTCGCTGCCGACGCCGCCTATTACCTCTCCAAGAAGGACCGCGGATTCACCGAAAAGATCTACCTGCTCGGTGCCGACCACCACGGGTACATCAACCGCCTGAAAGCCATTGCGGCTTGCGCGGGCGATGACCCTGAAGTCAACATCGAGGTCCTCATCGGCCAGCTCGTGTCTGTGAATGGCGCAAAGCTGTCCAAGCGAGCGGGCAACATCATCGAGCTCAAGGACCTTATTTCCTGGCTCGGCAAGGACGCGGTCCGCTACTCGCTGGCCCGTTTCCCGGCCGACTCGCCGTTGACGCTGGATCCGGAACTGCTGAAGAAGCACAGCAATGAGAACCCGGTGTTCTATGTGCAGTACGCCCATGCACGGTCCCGTGGCACGGCACGTAACGCTGCCGAGGCCGGCGTCGAGCGCCAGGTTGACGGGCAGGATGCCTTCGACGCGTCACTTCTTGACCACGCCACGGAAAACGAGCTGCTCTCCTACCTGGGCAGCTACCCGTCCATCGTGGCGAAGGCGGCCGAACTGCGCGAACCGCACCGCGTAGCCCGGCACCTCGAGGTCATCGCCGGCGCGTACCACCGCTGGTACGACGCCTGCCGCGTGTCCCCGCAGGGCGACGATCCCGTCCTGGACGTCAACCGCACACGCCTCTGGCTCAACGACGCCACGAGCCAAGTCCTTGCCAACGGACTCGAACTGCTTGGCGTCTCGGCGCCGGAACGGATGTAG
- a CDS encoding FAD:protein FMN transferase — translation MPHPDWSNFSFEGIGTHWEISTPEPLAPAVRNQLLETVGDYDLTYSRFRADSLVSSLSRAPGRITLPEHAKDLHKVYAALYRLSNGAMTPLIGSSLERLGYDPGYTLAPSGSPQPPPRWEDVLEWTDAALTATEPVVLDIGAAGKGQLVDLLGEVLRAADHAEFLVDGSGDMVHAGTHPVMVALEHPYNPGQAIGTVELHNAALCASASNRRAWGDGLHHVLDGTTGKPVNTTVATWTMASSALLADALATALFMLEPTRLQDEFDFSWLKVSSSGAATFSNRFEGRLFT, via the coding sequence ATGCCGCATCCGGACTGGAGCAACTTCAGTTTCGAAGGCATAGGCACGCACTGGGAGATTTCGACGCCGGAGCCGCTGGCACCCGCGGTGCGCAACCAGCTGTTGGAAACAGTGGGTGATTATGACCTGACGTACTCGCGGTTCAGGGCAGATTCCTTGGTGTCCAGCCTGTCCCGGGCACCGGGCAGGATCACGTTGCCAGAGCATGCCAAAGACCTTCATAAGGTCTATGCCGCCTTGTATCGGCTCAGCAATGGCGCCATGACCCCGCTCATCGGCAGCAGCCTCGAACGGCTTGGCTACGATCCCGGATACACGTTGGCTCCTTCCGGAAGCCCCCAGCCTCCGCCCCGGTGGGAAGACGTCCTTGAGTGGACGGATGCGGCCTTGACCGCCACGGAGCCGGTGGTCCTGGATATTGGAGCCGCCGGAAAGGGGCAGCTGGTGGACCTCCTGGGCGAGGTCCTTCGCGCCGCGGACCATGCTGAGTTCCTGGTGGATGGCAGCGGCGACATGGTGCATGCGGGGACGCATCCGGTGATGGTCGCTTTGGAACACCCCTACAACCCTGGCCAGGCCATTGGCACCGTTGAACTCCACAATGCCGCGCTCTGCGCCTCGGCTTCGAACCGTCGGGCCTGGGGTGATGGATTGCACCATGTCCTGGATGGGACCACCGGCAAGCCCGTTAACACCACGGTGGCCACGTGGACCATGGCGTCGAGCGCGTTGTTGGCCGATGCGTTGGCCACGGCATTGTTCATGCTGGAACCGACCCGGTTGCAGGATGAGTTCGATTTCTCCTGGCTCAAGGTTTCCTCCAGTGGTGCCGCCACGTTTTCGAACCGTTTCGAGGGGAGACTGTTCACATGA
- a CDS encoding FAD-dependent oxidoreductase, with the protein MIAAKSRVDTWLGRLTMYRLILWVLGVLVAYSMLLNILGWLTFGLPEMLVHLALCLGVTYASNRLLALVFRVKPHTESSLITGLLLYFLFWPTFGLTDMTGVALACVLASVSKYALAFRGRHIFNPAAAGAFITGLTGLNIATWWAATPAMLWLLVPGVLVVLYRTRKLLMGTVFLAAATTIITVELLSRSMTFGQALWQSLAQRPLLFFVGFMLSEPLTLPPRRWQQVALAGVVGVVFAVPYNFGFVANSPELALLLGNLLAFFLGQRGGVELTFKGSRALTPGSTEFSFEPQRPVRFVAGQFMELNLPHSGSDGKGRRRVFSITSPPGSPEVTFGVGTAEPLSTAKKALMALKPGDKLSATAVGGDFLLPNDAGKPVLLIAAGIGITPFLSQLAADAPARDTVVVYLAKGRNELACVEQLQASGAKVIARLADGSTPPDFMLDAGASRIDAARLAELVPDIVDREVFVSGSPRSVDSLRAAARSAGAHRVHVDSFAGY; encoded by the coding sequence ATGATTGCCGCTAAGTCCCGGGTGGACACCTGGTTGGGTCGATTGACGATGTACCGCTTGATTCTGTGGGTGCTGGGTGTGCTGGTGGCCTACAGCATGCTGCTCAACATCCTGGGATGGCTGACATTCGGCCTCCCGGAAATGCTGGTACACCTTGCGCTCTGCTTGGGGGTGACATACGCATCCAACCGATTGCTCGCGTTGGTCTTCCGGGTTAAGCCGCACACGGAGTCCTCCCTGATTACTGGGTTGCTGCTGTATTTCCTGTTCTGGCCGACGTTCGGGCTCACCGACATGACGGGTGTCGCACTGGCCTGCGTGTTGGCCAGCGTGTCCAAGTACGCGCTGGCTTTCCGCGGGCGGCACATCTTCAACCCAGCGGCCGCCGGGGCGTTCATCACCGGCCTGACCGGTTTGAACATCGCGACATGGTGGGCTGCCACCCCGGCAATGCTCTGGCTCTTGGTCCCCGGCGTGCTGGTTGTCCTCTACCGCACGCGAAAGCTGCTGATGGGCACGGTTTTCCTGGCGGCGGCCACCACCATCATTACGGTGGAGCTCCTGAGCCGCAGCATGACGTTCGGGCAGGCGTTGTGGCAATCGCTGGCGCAGCGCCCGTTGCTGTTCTTCGTGGGTTTCATGCTCTCGGAGCCGCTCACCCTGCCTCCCCGCCGCTGGCAGCAGGTGGCGCTTGCCGGCGTCGTGGGTGTTGTCTTCGCGGTTCCCTACAACTTCGGATTCGTCGCCAACTCCCCCGAACTTGCCCTGTTACTGGGCAACCTCCTGGCTTTCTTCCTGGGTCAGCGGGGCGGCGTTGAGCTGACGTTCAAGGGTTCGCGTGCCCTCACTCCGGGCAGTACGGAGTTCAGTTTCGAGCCGCAGCGGCCTGTGCGGTTTGTGGCCGGTCAGTTCATGGAGCTCAACTTGCCGCATTCCGGTTCCGACGGCAAAGGCCGCCGTCGTGTCTTCAGCATTACCAGCCCGCCCGGTTCGCCGGAGGTGACTTTCGGAGTTGGCACGGCCGAGCCGCTGTCTACGGCAAAAAAGGCGTTGATGGCTTTGAAGCCCGGCGACAAGCTCTCTGCAACTGCCGTAGGTGGAGACTTTCTCTTGCCGAACGACGCCGGGAAGCCGGTCCTGCTGATCGCTGCAGGAATCGGGATCACACCTTTCCTGTCGCAGCTGGCTGCCGACGCCCCGGCACGCGACACCGTGGTGGTGTATCTCGCCAAGGGCCGCAATGAGTTGGCCTGCGTAGAGCAGTTGCAAGCGTCAGGGGCGAAGGTCATTGCCCGCCTCGCGGACGGATCAACTCCCCCGGATTTCATGCTCGACGCCGGCGCCTCCAGGATCGATGCCGCACGCCTGGCGGAGTTGGTTCCGGACATCGTGGACCGGGAAGTGTTTGTCTCGGGCTCCCCGCGGAGCGTCGACTCCCTCCGCGCTGCCGCCCGAAGCGCAGGAGCACACCGGGTCCACGTCGACTCGTTCGCCGGGTACTGA
- a CDS encoding M4 family metallopeptidase — translation MCSIVPPYMLRKIAAQHEPRLRAVARAAKESLLHIKDLQATRTAPVPAAPPSARQTKPGPPKRTIFDAESSETLPGRVVRKEGAGPVGDVAADEAYEGLGSTHRLYSDIFGRDSIDDAGLALDATVHYGKLYDNAFWDGSQMVFGDGDGQIFQRFTKSVSVIGHELAHGVTQYTANLAYRNQAGALNESMSDVFGVLVEQYLKQEPAAQASWLIGEGLFTDQVQGAALRSMRAPGTAYDDDVLGKDPQPDSMDTYVRTSADNGGVHINSGIPNRAFYVVASELGGNAWEAPGQIWYGTLTSGSLPATCTFGKFAKTTVATAGELFGSGSAEHDAVLKAWETVKVKV, via the coding sequence ATGTGCTCGATCGTCCCGCCGTACATGCTTCGCAAGATAGCCGCCCAGCACGAGCCCCGGCTGCGGGCCGTCGCCAGGGCAGCCAAAGAGTCGCTGCTGCATATTAAGGACCTGCAGGCCACCCGCACAGCCCCCGTTCCGGCGGCACCGCCCAGTGCCCGCCAGACCAAGCCGGGACCTCCGAAGCGGACCATATTCGATGCCGAATCCTCGGAAACCCTGCCGGGGCGGGTTGTCCGGAAAGAGGGCGCGGGACCCGTCGGGGACGTAGCTGCAGACGAGGCCTACGAAGGGCTCGGGAGCACGCACCGCCTCTACAGCGATATTTTCGGCAGGGACTCCATCGACGACGCCGGTCTCGCCCTGGACGCGACCGTCCATTACGGAAAGCTCTACGACAACGCCTTCTGGGATGGATCCCAGATGGTCTTTGGCGATGGTGACGGCCAGATTTTTCAGCGCTTCACCAAATCCGTCAGCGTCATAGGGCATGAACTGGCTCATGGTGTCACGCAGTACACAGCCAATCTGGCATACCGCAACCAGGCCGGCGCGCTCAATGAGTCCATGTCGGATGTGTTCGGCGTCCTGGTGGAGCAGTACCTTAAACAGGAGCCGGCAGCGCAGGCCAGCTGGCTGATCGGCGAGGGCCTCTTCACTGACCAGGTGCAAGGTGCTGCCCTGCGCTCCATGAGGGCACCCGGGACCGCTTATGACGACGACGTGCTGGGCAAGGATCCCCAACCGGACTCCATGGATACGTACGTGCGGACAAGTGCTGACAACGGTGGAGTGCATATCAACTCCGGCATCCCGAACAGGGCTTTCTACGTGGTTGCCTCGGAGCTCGGTGGCAATGCGTGGGAGGCGCCGGGCCAGATTTGGTACGGCACCCTGACCAGCGGTTCACTCCCCGCGACGTGCACGTTTGGAAAGTTCGCCAAGACCACTGTGGCCACCGCTGGGGAACTCTTCGGTTCCGGTTCAGCTGAACATGACGCCGTCCTCAAGGCGTGGGAGACTGTGAAGGTCAAGGTTTAG
- a CDS encoding protealysin inhibitor emfourin encodes MKITVQRSGGIAAMTRVWSVEAVSPDEKERWVPIVEACPWDEAKSQPRSANEPDRFMYSIRAGQRRATLPDRAVTGPWQELVECAKAEGSESRGRLGSRR; translated from the coding sequence ATGAAGATCACCGTCCAACGCAGTGGGGGAATCGCCGCGATGACACGCGTCTGGAGCGTGGAGGCTGTCTCCCCCGATGAGAAGGAACGATGGGTTCCGATTGTTGAGGCCTGCCCGTGGGACGAAGCGAAAAGCCAGCCCCGTTCAGCTAACGAACCGGACCGGTTCATGTACTCCATCAGGGCGGGCCAACGCCGCGCCACCCTCCCCGACCGTGCCGTCACAGGCCCGTGGCAGGAACTGGTGGAGTGCGCCAAGGCTGAGGGCTCGGAGTCCCGTGGTCGCCTCGGGAGCCGGCGCTAA
- a CDS encoding GlxA family transcriptional regulator: MLKSVAVIVVPNFSIFEFGTAFEVFGIDRSDRNAGVPAFDFRVVAPEPGDIRMKSGLSLHVNLGLEAAADADLVIMAPFGRDQEVPESVMDALRAAHARGAWVMSICSGAYALARAGLLDGRRCTTHWHYSQDLASRYPDIIVDENVLYVQDGTIITSAGTAAGIDACLHLVRVELGANVAAAIARDMVVPPHRDGGQAQFIDRPMPRCGSAPMEELLRWMVEHLDEEHSVNELAARLHMSPRTFARRFRAETGTTPAAWLNSQRVLRAQELLETTELNIDEIAREAGFGHSVLLRHHFTKVLDTSPQSYRRAFRGQLAEAV, from the coding sequence ATGTTGAAATCAGTGGCGGTGATCGTTGTACCCAACTTCTCGATCTTCGAATTCGGGACGGCCTTCGAGGTCTTCGGCATCGACAGATCGGACCGAAACGCCGGAGTTCCGGCCTTCGATTTCCGGGTGGTCGCCCCCGAGCCTGGGGACATCCGCATGAAGTCCGGCCTCTCACTGCATGTGAATCTGGGCCTTGAGGCAGCAGCCGATGCGGACCTGGTCATCATGGCGCCTTTCGGCCGGGACCAAGAGGTCCCCGAGTCGGTCATGGATGCCTTGCGGGCCGCCCACGCGCGCGGCGCATGGGTGATGTCCATCTGTTCCGGAGCCTATGCACTGGCCCGTGCCGGTCTGCTGGACGGGCGCCGTTGCACCACGCACTGGCACTATTCGCAAGACCTGGCCAGCCGCTATCCGGACATCATCGTGGATGAGAACGTCCTCTATGTGCAGGACGGAACCATCATCACCAGCGCCGGCACCGCAGCCGGAATCGATGCCTGCCTCCACCTCGTCCGCGTCGAGTTGGGAGCAAACGTCGCCGCTGCCATCGCGCGCGACATGGTGGTTCCGCCCCATCGCGACGGCGGCCAGGCCCAGTTCATCGACCGCCCCATGCCGCGCTGTGGTTCAGCGCCCATGGAGGAGCTCCTGCGTTGGATGGTGGAACACCTGGACGAGGAACACAGCGTGAATGAACTCGCCGCACGTCTCCACATGTCTCCCAGGACCTTCGCGCGCCGCTTCAGGGCCGAAACCGGCACGACTCCTGCCGCGTGGCTCAATTCGCAACGGGTCTTGAGGGCACAGGAGCTACTGGAGACCACAGAACTGAACATTGACGAGATCGCCAGGGAAGCAGGGTTCGGGCATTCGGTGCTGCTCCGCCATCATTTCACCAAGGTGCTGGATACCAGCCCGCAGAGTTACCGGCGTGCCTTCCGGGGGCAGCTGGCTGAGGCCGTCTAG
- a CDS encoding YafY family protein → MIQTSARLLQLLSLLQVRREWTGPALADRMGVTERTVRRDIDKLRNLGYPIHASPGIAGGYQLGAGAQLPPLLLDDNEALAVALGLNSVAAGPVAGIGEASVRALAKLEQVLPSRLRPKFAMLKAAVTTLPSNAATVDPQQLTVVSAAISDRRQISFDYVKSDGESARRLVEPYRLVDTGRRWYLVAWDVDREDWRTFRADRFASLPSERKKYLPRPLPAEDLAAYVQQSITRSPYRFDVVVRLRAPLAEVAAVVNSQYATLTADGQSATILSSGWDNLAAPAAYLAALDMDFEILEPEEFRSFARHLSRRLTAAAGTVTEAADAGPRPQ, encoded by the coding sequence ATGATCCAAACCTCTGCCCGGTTGCTCCAGCTGTTGTCGCTGTTGCAGGTTCGTCGGGAATGGACGGGCCCCGCCCTCGCTGACCGCATGGGCGTTACCGAGCGGACGGTCCGACGCGACATCGATAAGCTTCGGAACCTGGGATACCCCATCCATGCCTCACCCGGCATCGCCGGAGGCTACCAGCTTGGAGCCGGCGCGCAGCTTCCACCCCTCCTCCTGGACGACAACGAAGCATTGGCGGTCGCCTTGGGCTTGAACTCGGTGGCCGCAGGTCCGGTAGCTGGAATCGGCGAGGCTTCGGTCCGCGCCCTGGCAAAGCTGGAACAAGTCCTGCCATCCCGGCTTCGTCCCAAGTTCGCCATGCTGAAAGCCGCTGTCACCACGCTTCCCAGCAACGCGGCGACAGTTGATCCCCAACAGCTGACCGTTGTCTCAGCCGCCATATCAGACCGGCGCCAGATTTCCTTTGACTACGTCAAGTCCGACGGCGAATCTGCGCGGCGGCTTGTGGAACCCTACAGGCTGGTGGACACCGGCCGCCGCTGGTATCTGGTGGCCTGGGATGTGGACCGCGAGGATTGGCGGACCTTCAGGGCTGACAGGTTCGCTTCCCTGCCGTCCGAACGCAAGAAATACTTACCACGTCCGCTGCCCGCGGAAGACTTGGCTGCCTACGTGCAGCAGTCGATCACCCGCTCGCCGTACAGGTTCGATGTCGTGGTGCGACTCCGCGCACCGCTGGCCGAGGTAGCCGCCGTCGTGAATTCCCAATACGCGACGCTGACAGCAGACGGCCAGAGCGCCACCATCCTGAGCTCCGGATGGGACAACCTGGCCGCACCGGCCGCGTATCTGGCCGCGCTGGACATGGACTTCGAGATCCTCGAGCCCGAAGAATTCAGGTCCTTCGCCCGGCACCTGTCCCGCCGGCTCACCGCAGCAGCCGGGACTGTGACGGAAGCAGCGGACGCAGGACCCCGGCCACAGTAG